In a single window of the Verrucomicrobiia bacterium genome:
- the gluQRS gene encoding tRNA glutamyl-Q(34) synthetase GluQRS produces MSGYRGRLAPSPTGHLHLGHARTFWEAQSRARAAGGVLVLRIEDLDRGRCRAEFEAAIGEDLRWFGFTWEEGPDVGGAYGPYRQSERMERYREAFGRLWGGQAVFPCRCSRRDIQAALGAPHAGEEEPVYPGTCRSRREAGATWEGWTWRLRVPDGEEVRFVDGRFGEQRFVAGRDFGDFVVWRADGVPGYQLACVVDDAAMGITEVVRGEDLLLSTARQVLLYRALGWRVPAFRHCELMRDGTGTRLAKRHAALSLGRLREGGMTPEELRKGWEVSATFL; encoded by the coding sequence ATGAGCGGGTACCGGGGTCGCCTGGCGCCGTCACCGACGGGCCATCTGCATCTCGGGCATGCCCGGACGTTTTGGGAGGCGCAATCGAGGGCGCGGGCGGCTGGCGGGGTGCTCGTGTTGCGGATCGAGGATCTGGACCGGGGCCGGTGCCGGGCGGAGTTCGAGGCCGCCATCGGGGAGGACCTGCGTTGGTTCGGATTCACCTGGGAGGAGGGGCCGGATGTTGGCGGTGCGTATGGACCGTACCGCCAGAGCGAACGGATGGAGCGGTACCGGGAGGCGTTCGGGCGGTTGTGGGGCGGGCAGGCGGTGTTTCCCTGCCGTTGTTCGCGTCGGGACATCCAGGCGGCCCTCGGGGCGCCCCATGCGGGGGAGGAAGAGCCGGTGTATCCCGGCACCTGCCGGTCGAGGCGGGAAGCGGGTGCAACGTGGGAGGGGTGGACCTGGCGGTTGCGGGTGCCGGACGGTGAGGAGGTGCGGTTTGTGGATGGGCGGTTCGGGGAACAGCGGTTTGTGGCCGGACGGGACTTCGGGGATTTCGTGGTGTGGCGGGCGGACGGGGTGCCGGGCTATCAACTGGCGTGTGTGGTGGATGATGCGGCGATGGGGATCACCGAGGTGGTGCGGGGCGAGGATCTGCTCCTGTCCACGGCGCGGCAGGTGTTGCTGTACCGGGCGTTGGGGTGGCGGGTGCCGGCGTTCCGGCATTGCGAACTGATGCGGGACGGGACCGGGACGCGGCTGGCGAAGCGGCATGCGGCGCTGAGTCTGGGTCGGTTGCGGGAGGGCGGGATGACGCCGGAGGAGCTGAGGAAGGGATGGGAAGTCTCTGCGACATTTCTTTAA
- a CDS encoding GNAT family N-acetyltransferase, with protein sequence MKETTGQAAGGGAPPVQRAESDEAIGRCAPLFRELRPQVREGTLVERIRRQEREHGYRLVCVEEGGAPVALAGYRVTEFLAWGRVLYVDDLVTVPVARGRGYGGVLMDWLLEEARRLGCEELHLDSGVHRFSAHRLYHSRRLEISSHHFSIRLR encoded by the coding sequence ATGAAGGAGACGACGGGACAGGCGGCTGGCGGTGGGGCGCCGCCGGTGCAACGGGCGGAAAGCGATGAGGCGATCGGGCGATGCGCCCCGCTGTTTCGCGAACTGCGACCGCAGGTGCGGGAGGGAACGCTGGTGGAGCGGATACGGCGCCAGGAGCGGGAGCACGGGTACCGGTTGGTGTGTGTCGAGGAGGGGGGCGCGCCTGTGGCGCTGGCGGGTTATCGAGTGACCGAGTTTCTCGCGTGGGGCCGGGTGCTGTATGTGGATGACCTGGTGACCGTGCCGGTCGCACGGGGGAGGGGATACGGCGGAGTGTTGATGGACTGGTTATTGGAGGAGGCGCGACGCCTGGGCTGCGAGGAGTTGCATCTGGACTCCGGGGTGCACCGGTTTTCGGCGCACCGCCTGTACCACAGCCGCAGGCTGGAAATCTCGAGCCATCACTTCTCGATCCGGCTGAGATGA
- a CDS encoding carbon-nitrogen hydrolase, which yields MRSQRPSEVVLGLLQHACGPDPEENLKTCLDAADRAARAGAQILCTQELFRSQYFCQSEDHAQFRLAEAIPGPSTEAFCRLARRRKVVVIASLFERRASGLYHNTAAIIDADGRLLGIYRKMHIPDDPLYYEKFYFTPGDLGFRAWSTRYGRIGVLICWDQWYPEGARLTAMQGAEILFYPTAIGWHPREKAEYGENQHGAWETIQRSHAVANGCYVAVANRIGLERPIGGDGIEFWGRSFVAGTSGQILAKAPGDRPENLLVPVDLGKVDVTRTHWPFLRDRRIDAYGDLTRRFIDP from the coding sequence ATGCGAAGTCAACGTCCCTCGGAAGTGGTGTTGGGCCTGCTGCAGCATGCATGCGGGCCGGATCCGGAGGAGAACCTGAAGACGTGCCTGGACGCCGCCGACCGGGCGGCACGGGCCGGGGCGCAGATCCTCTGCACGCAGGAGTTGTTCCGGTCCCAGTATTTCTGCCAGAGCGAGGACCATGCGCAGTTCCGGCTGGCGGAGGCGATTCCGGGTCCGAGCACCGAGGCGTTCTGCCGTCTGGCGAGGCGCCGCAAAGTGGTGGTGATTGCGTCCCTGTTCGAGCGACGGGCGAGCGGTCTGTACCACAACACGGCGGCGATCATCGATGCGGACGGCCGTCTGCTGGGGATCTACCGGAAGATGCACATTCCGGACGACCCGCTGTACTACGAGAAGTTCTACTTCACGCCCGGCGATCTCGGCTTTCGGGCGTGGTCCACGCGGTATGGCCGGATCGGGGTGTTGATCTGCTGGGACCAGTGGTATCCGGAGGGGGCACGGCTCACGGCGATGCAGGGGGCGGAGATCCTCTTCTATCCGACGGCCATCGGCTGGCATCCGCGGGAGAAGGCGGAGTACGGGGAGAACCAGCATGGGGCGTGGGAGACGATCCAGCGTTCGCACGCGGTGGCCAACGGCTGCTATGTGGCGGTGGCGAATCGGATCGGGCTCGAACGGCCGATCGGAGGCGACGGCATCGAGTTCTGGGGCCGTAGTTTCGTGGCGGGGACGAGCGGTCAGATCCTGGCGAAAGCGCCCGGCGACCGGCCGGAGAACCTGCTGGTGCCGGTCGATCTCGGGAAGGTCGATGTGACCCGGACCCACTGGCCGTTTCTGCGGGACCGTCGGATCGACGCCTACGGCGATCTGACCCGGCGCTTCATCGATCCATGA
- a CDS encoding serine/threonine protein kinase, which yields MTGPAQHRRFVSLFTIEHSFRYEVVRLIAEGGMGLVYEAEQMGAHGFRKRVAMKVIRSQYASQASFVENFIGEAKLVADLIHTNIVQTYHLGEADGQVFIAMELINGVNLDALIEQQAAKRRKLPLDLAVFIVSRVARGLAYAHAKTDPEGNPLGIVHRDVSFKNVMIAFEGDVKLTDFGIAKAQGFLKAEEGEVVVGKADYMSPEQADFRITDGRSDLFSAGVVLAHLLLGKNLFRARTAEESRQRILTMTVPDFTRLDPRIDARLNQMLQRCLARDPERRYPSADDFLGDLERYLYEPGFGPTNEKLGVYVRTLFGQQVPRNPGSRRRGSTMVLPAPTRGSKPPTQVS from the coding sequence ATGACGGGCCCTGCCCAACATCGCCGCTTTGTGTCGTTGTTCACGATCGAGCATTCGTTTCGGTATGAAGTCGTCCGGTTGATCGCCGAGGGCGGGATGGGGTTGGTGTACGAGGCGGAGCAGATGGGGGCGCACGGGTTCCGGAAGCGGGTGGCGATGAAGGTGATCCGGTCGCAGTACGCGAGTCAGGCGAGCTTCGTGGAGAACTTCATCGGGGAGGCGAAGCTGGTGGCGGACCTGATCCACACCAACATCGTGCAGACGTACCATCTCGGGGAGGCGGACGGGCAGGTGTTCATCGCGATGGAACTGATCAACGGGGTCAACCTCGACGCCTTGATCGAACAGCAGGCGGCCAAGCGCCGGAAGCTGCCGCTGGATCTGGCGGTGTTCATCGTCAGCCGGGTGGCGCGGGGTCTGGCCTACGCGCATGCGAAGACCGATCCGGAAGGAAACCCGCTGGGGATCGTGCATCGGGACGTCAGCTTCAAGAACGTGATGATCGCCTTCGAGGGGGACGTGAAGCTGACGGATTTCGGGATCGCCAAGGCGCAGGGTTTTCTGAAGGCGGAGGAAGGGGAGGTGGTGGTGGGCAAGGCGGATTACATGAGTCCCGAGCAGGCGGATTTCCGGATCACCGACGGTCGGTCGGACCTGTTTTCGGCCGGGGTGGTGCTGGCGCACCTGTTGCTGGGGAAGAATCTGTTCCGGGCCAGGACCGCGGAGGAATCGCGCCAACGGATCCTGACCATGACGGTGCCGGACTTCACCCGGCTCGATCCGCGGATCGACGCGCGCCTCAACCAGATGCTGCAACGGTGTCTGGCGCGGGACCCCGAGCGCCGGTACCCGTCGGCGGACGATTTCCTGGGCGATTTGGAGCGGTACCTGTACGAGCCCGGATTCGGACCGACCAACGAGAAGCTGGGGGTTTATGTGCGGACCCTGTTTGGCCAGCAGGTGCCGCGCAATCCTGGATCGCGCCGGCGGGGCTCCACCATGGTGCTGCCGGCGCCGACGCGCGGGTCCAAGCCGCCCACCCAGGTTTCATGA